The genomic window TAACTTTAACAAATCAAGGTCTTTAAAAATTACTTATCTTAGCTAACAATCTAATCGCACAAATGGACTTCACACCAAGAAAACTCAATTTATTTTTACTGTTCAAATTACCATCTGCTTATCTGACAGGCGTAAGGGCAAAATCGATTGATGCACAAACATGTGTGATCGTTGTGAAGCACCGTTGGATCAATCAGAATCCTTTTAAATCCATGTTTTGGGCCGTACAAGGGATGGCAGCAGAACTAGCAACAGGGGCTTTGATTATGATGAAAGTGGAAGCTTCTCATAAAAACATTTCCATGTTGGTCATTAAAAACAATGCCCGTTTCACCAAAAAAGCAAAAGGGGTTATTACGTTTACTTGCGACCAAGGTAACCTAGTAGACAAAGCCTTGCAAAAAGCAATAGAAACAGGCGAGGGGCAAACGGTGATTTTAACCGCCAATGGAATTGATTTGGCAGGCGATGAGGTCGCTTCTTTTGACTTCGAGTGGTCTCTGAAACTGAAACAAAAATAAATCAAAAGATACTGTTAAAGTTTGATGAGGGGTTCATTTTTTCATTACATTTATAAAATAATCATTAAATATTCGCCTATTCAATAACATTACTTTTTATTAATTTTAATCCATTCTAAAAATGTCAAGAGCAATGTTTGAGTACACCAAAACGGTACTGAATAAGGTGAGTTTCGATACCAACCTTTTTTGTAAAGAAGTTCAAAAGGCACTTCAACGTTTATTACCATACGAAATAGAAGAATTAAAATTATTCATTCAAAACTTGATTACATTCAATCCTGATTTGAAACAATGTATGGTTTATTTGAATTAGTCTTTGTATAAAATTAAACTGTAAAGTGGCCGAGAGGCCACTTTTTTTATTTTGGAACGGGACTTATAATTTGCACATTTTGAAAGGCAATCGCCCCCCGAATGATTCCAGAAATGATGTTGTGGAGTGCATCCGTTATTTGAATTTTCAATTCACTTTTATGATAGATCAAACTGACTTCCCTTGCAGGTGAAGGCTCACTAAAATAATGTAGATTCTCTTGTTCTTTTTCTTTTAAGTCTAAGGTGTGCAAATAGGGGAGCAGTGTCATTCCCATCCCTTCGTTGGTTAATTTTACCAACATTTCAAAACTTCCGCTTTCCAACTGAAACTCGTCATGGTCTTTGGTTTTTTTGGCGTTACATAAATTAAGCACCCCATCTCTAAAACAATGCCCGTCTTCTAACAACAACATGTCATTAATGTCCAAGTCCGAAACCTCTAATGTTTTTTTGGAGGTCAAACGGTGGTTGTTGGGAATGTAGCCTACAAAGGGTTCGTAAAACAAAACACGTTCTTTGATGTGTTCGTTTTTCAAAGGCGTTGCGGCGATGGCAGCATCTAAATGCCCGTCCCTGATCCGTTGGATGATTTCCTCGGTATTCAGTTCCTCGATTTTAAGCTTTATTTTTGGATAGCGTTTGATAAACGTTTTTAGAAACATTGGCAACAATGTTGGCATGACGGTTGGGATGATTCCTAATTTGAACTCTCCACCAATAAATCCTTTTTGTTGGTCCACAATATCCGTGATGCGTTCGGCTTCATTGACAATGTTTTTTGATTGGTTGACAATTTTGCGTCCCACCTCAGTCAATTCAATTGGCTTTTTACTGCGGTCAAAAATCTGAACCGCCAACTGGTCTTCCAGTTTTTGAATTTGCATGCTCAGTGTGGGTTGTGTGACAAAACACTTTTCCGCTGCTTTGGTGAAGTTTTGATGTTCAGCAACTGCTAAGACATATTTGAGTTGTGTGATGGTCATAATGGTTCTTATTGAGATTGCAAAGCTATCAATAAAAACTATGAACTCAGTTTGTTTTGATAGTTTTTTACTGTTTTGAGTTAAAAAAATAGGCTGTCATTCTGAACCTGACGGTAGTCAGGTTTATTTCAGAACAACTGCTACTGCAAAGTCTGCCGACTTTGAGTTCTCTATTTTTATAATACGCTCTTTCATTATTCTTCATTTTTTTTTACTTTTTAATGTAATCTTGCCTTTTTTATGTTGCGCTAAGTCGGGAAATCGAAGATTCGACGAAGTCAAACTTTGTGCAGCATGGGGATTCGACGAAGTCAAACTTTGCGCAGCAGGGGTACACATTGATTTTATGAAATATACAGCTTAAAATTAGTTGAAATTTTATTTGTTTAAGCCAAAGAATACGGAGCGGGCTTTACAATGCATTCTTTCTTTTTATGTTGCGCTAAGTCAGGAGACTTTGCGCAGCAGGGGTTTCACACTATTTAAATAAAAAAAGAGGGAGTCTGAAAAGCTTTGCTTTGTCAATCTGAACTCGTTTCAGATTCTAAAACAAATTGAATATCTGTGAATTGAGATTCTGAAACGAGTTCAGAATGACAGATTTTCTACTTTTTAGACTCCCTCTTTAT from Formosa sp. Hel1_33_131 includes these protein-coding regions:
- a CDS encoding DUF4442 domain-containing protein, which gives rise to MDFTPRKLNLFLLFKLPSAYLTGVRAKSIDAQTCVIVVKHRWINQNPFKSMFWAVQGMAAELATGALIMMKVEASHKNISMLVIKNNARFTKKAKGVITFTCDQGNLVDKALQKAIETGEGQTVILTANGIDLAGDEVASFDFEWSLKLKQK
- a CDS encoding LysR substrate-binding domain-containing protein, translating into MTITQLKYVLAVAEHQNFTKAAEKCFVTQPTLSMQIQKLEDQLAVQIFDRSKKPIELTEVGRKIVNQSKNIVNEAERITDIVDQQKGFIGGEFKLGIIPTVMPTLLPMFLKTFIKRYPKIKLKIEELNTEEIIQRIRDGHLDAAIAATPLKNEHIKERVLFYEPFVGYIPNNHRLTSKKTLEVSDLDINDMLLLEDGHCFRDGVLNLCNAKKTKDHDEFQLESGSFEMLVKLTNEGMGMTLLPYLHTLDLKEKEQENLHYFSEPSPAREVSLIYHKSELKIQITDALHNIISGIIRGAIAFQNVQIISPVPK